The Lewinella sp. 4G2 nucleotide sequence TCGGGCACCGAGGGCTTTTTTGACCCCGATCAAACCGGTCCGCTCTTTGACCGAAACGAACATGATGTTGGCTACACTGATCACGCCGACAATGATGGAGAAGCCACCGATGAGCCAGCCCATCAGGTTCAGTACGCCGAAGAAGGAGCCCAAAGCATCGGCCATCATGCTTAGTTCATTGAGGGCGAAGTTGTCGTCCTCCCGGGGCCGCAGCCGGCGGTTGGCGCGGATGACGCCACGGATCTCATCTTGCAACTGTGCGGTCGTGATGCCATCTTTTGCTTTGACGCCCACCGTGCCACCGTACTGATTGCGGTTCTTCAGATTGATGAACCGCGCGGCGTTGGTATAGCTCACTACGATGGCATCGTCGAAGTCGAGTGGGTTGATAAGGTCGCCTCCAGATGGCTTGAAGACGCCGAGTACCTGGTATTTACGGCCACCCATTTTCACCATTTTGCCAATGGGGTCGATGGTGCCGAATAACTCGTCCGCAATCGTAGCGCCGATGATCAGTTTATCCGCCCCACTATTGTATTCGCCTGGCGTCCAGTAACGACCCTTTTCAATTTCAATATTGAAGATGCGCTCCATTTCGTAGGTCGTCACGAAGAGGTAGCCGCCTTCCACACTGTTTTTGCGGTATTTCAGGGCCTTCGATCCGGGCACCGTCCAGTACGAAACGAGGCTGGCGGTAGCCATATTTTTCTTCAGCGCCTCGTAGTCGTCGTGGTCGGGGTAGGGGCGTTGGAAGAATTCCCACCAATCGCCGCTGTTATCCTTCCAGGGCCACTTATCGATGTACACCACGTCGTCGCCCAGTTTAGCTAGGCTACCGTTCAGGCTGTCCTCGAGCGAATCAACCGCCGAAAGCACCCCGATGATGCAAAAGATCCCGATCGAAATACCAAGTAGCGAAAGGAAGGCCCGCAGTTTATTACCCGCCAACTGCGCCATTGCCTGGCGTACACTTTCGGTGAAGACTTTCAGAAAAAGCATGGCGGGGGGGATTATTCCAATTTGGTAAGATCAATCACCAGAAGGGGACGATGGTTTAGGAAGCACCCATTTATAACTGAATTATGCGGGCGCTGCCGCAGGTGCGGTGTAGGGGGCGTTCCGTAACCTTAAAGGTAAGTACTACCCCAAGGTTGACGGCCGCATATCGACGAATGGGCCATCCGCAGGGATGAAGGTGGGGAACAATGCTTTTTAGTGGATAGAACTTTAGTTAGCGCCCAAGCCTTATTAAATGGATGCCCCCAGGAGGGCGGCCAAACGTAGAGAATCCTTTACCTTTGCCCGTTCATCCGGGCGTAGCCTTTCCGAAAATCAACAGAACCCCACAGGGAATGAGGACAAAATTATCACAATTCAAGTTCGAGCTCAACGATAAACTGATCGCCAAAACGCCTACCAAGCGGAGAGACGACAGCCGTCTGATGGTCGTTAACCGCGAGACGGGCACCATTGAGCACAAAATGTTCAGCGATCTGCTGGACTACTACGAAGAAGGTGATTCCCTCGTCTTTAATAATACCAAGGTCTTCCCCGCCCGTATGTATGGGCTAAAAGAAAAGACCCAGGCCCGTATCGAGGTCTTCCTATTGCGCGAACTCAACGCTCAGGCTCGCCTGTGGGACGTGTTGGTGGACCCCGCCCGCAAGATCCGCGTTGGTAACAAACTGTACTTCAACGACAAGAAGGGCAACAATCGTCTCGTCGCCGAAGTAGTGGACAATACCACCAGCCGTGGCCGGACGATCCGTTTCCTCTACGATGGGCCGAACGATGAGTTCCGGAAGATCCTCCACTCGTTAGGCAATACCCCCCTCCCGAAAGTGCTGGAGCGGGAGCCCGATAGCCGGGATGCCGAACGCTACCAAACCGTCTTCGCCAAGGAGATCGGTGCCGTCGCCGCCCCCACCGCCGGCCTCAACTTCAGCCGTGAGACACTGATGCGGATGGAGCTGAAGGGCATCAAGAAAGCCGAGATCACCCTTCACCTTGGTTTGGGGACTTTCCGCGACATCGAAGTAGAAGATCTGTCCAAACACAAAATGGACGCTGAGTACTTCAAGGTCACTCAGGAAGCCGCAGACATCGTCAATGCTACTAAGAAGGATGGTGGCTTGGTGTGCGCCGTCGGTACCACTGCCCTCCGTGCCTGTGAGGACAGCGTCAGTGCTGAGCGCTTGCTAGCTACGAACGAGGGTTGGACGAACCGTTTCATCTTCCCTCCCTACAAGTTCCACATCCCCGACCACTTGTTGACGAGCTTCCACCTGCCGAAGAGTAGCCTGTTCATCGTCACCTGTGCTTTCGGTGGCATTGATCTCATCCTGGAAGCGTACGCCCAGGCCCAGAAGGAGAAATACAAGTTCTTTGCCTACGGCGACGCGATGCTGATCATCTGACCCCCTCCGTTACCGATGCCAATTTAGTAGAAAGGCCGTTACGTTCAGCGTAGCGGCCTTTTTGCGTGGGGGAGTGTGAGTCCTAATTACTTTGCACCTGCGCGAGCGCCCAAACTCGTCCCGCTTTCTACCGAAGGCAGGGCTTGGTAAGGATAGTCGGGGACCAATGACCTTATTCTTCATAATAATCTGTGGAAAGGAACCCGCGCTATTGCGTGATATTGGATAAATCGGCTCATAACTAATTGTATACGTATTTATTCGCAAGTATACGTTTATTTGACTACTGCCGTTTGGGGGCGGCTTGATGTTTGTGCCATCAAATCACCCGCTAATTCTGCTACAGACATGAAAGCACAGCAACTACTCCGTATTGTAACGGACCTCGAAGGAGGCATCGACCCTACTACCCAACACCCTTTTGATCTGGCTACCTCCTCCATCGCGGTGCCGGACGTTCGTGCAGCCCTCTCCGAACTCAAACTGGTACTTACGGAGGGTAGCGCGAGTAACGAAAGTATACCAGATACTTTGCTGCTGGAGACCCACCGAGAGTTGGTGGCCCTCGGCTACCAGCCCGTGCCGGAGCAATTGGTGCGCGTGCTCCGTGGGAGCCGCTCGATCGCTGACGCGAACCTGAAGGCTGTGACTGCCTACGGGACGCTACGTGCGAAATACAGCAAACGCTACATTATCCAGACCATCGCGGATTTTGCCCGTCGCCACTCCGCTCTCTTTGCTAATTCGGGTGTAATAGCACCTAAACCAAAAAAGGAACGGTCGCCGCATTTGGACTTACCCTTCTTTCGGGAGGAGCGTTTCGACAAACTGACGGACGAAAAAGCGCTGGAATTGAAGACCGAAATCGATAAATTGGGCTTTGCGCGCCCGACGGACAAATTGCCGGAATTTAAACGCCGCGCCCGCAAGAATTACCCGAGGGCGTACGAGCCGTGGACGCGCGCGGAACATGCTCTCCTGATCGAAACGATGTGCTATACCAATGATGCGGAACGAATCGCTACGTTATTCGGGCGCACGGCCAAATCGATCACCGATGCGGGGCTAAAATTGATCTACAACAGCAAGCAGAATGCGGCCTGATGGAATTGAGGCGGTCCTAAGCCATGTTTAAGTGGAAGAAGGAGGTTTTGATGAACCTTCATTTTCTGAGGGGAAAGTTTTGCCGTACGAAAGGATGGCCGTCAGAATAAACGGTTATCCATAGCAGCGAATATTCGCTTAGCAATAGGGTAGTTGGAGTGGTCTCCGAATAATCTACGGAGCAAGTGTGGCGAGCGACAAACTTTTGTTATTTCGGCCTCAAAGTTATAATTTCGCGTTCGCTCACAATACCGCGGCCTTAACGGTAGTTAATTTCCCGTTAATGTGGTGTTGGCCACAGAGAACAAAACCTCATTTTTAAACGGGTAAGAGACCAAAGTCTTCTTTCATCATCTCTCCCAAACTTACCGCTCTAATATAATGGCTCTAACTAAGTCCCCCGCCTTTAAGTACGTTAAGAACTTCATCATCGGTGTCGGCGCCGCTATCGTAATGCTTGGTGCCCTCTACAAAATCCAGTCCTGGGAAAACCCCGCGTGGTTGCCCGAAGGTTGGGACCTCATCACGATCGGTCTCGGTGTAGAAGCATTCCTCTTCCTCCTCCTCGGCGTTCTCGGCCCTGAGCCGGACTACTACTGGGATAAACTCTACCCCGGTCTTTCTTCCTACAACGCTGACGTGCAGCCCCTCGCTACCGGTACTGGTGTGATGACTACCCCCGCCGCTCAACTCAACGGCGAAGTCGTCGAGCAGCAACTCGGCGGTATGTTGACTGAGCTCCAAACCATGTCGAAAAGCATGAGTAGCCTTAAGGCACTACAGGAAGCTGACTTCTCCGGAACCAGCGCCCAGATCAAGCAGATGGGTAACTTCTACGCCAAGCTCAACGAAGCCATGGCTGACCTCGCCGCTACCGCCGAGGACACGAAGACCTACAAGAAGAACATGGCCGAACTGAATGGCAACCTGACCACGCTCAACAGCGTCTACGGTAACATGATCAGCGCCATGCGCGCGCCTCAGGCCTAAGTGAACCACGCTATCCGTCTCTAAACAATCATCTTGCTCCGCGTACGATGATTTAGAAATGGGGTTCAACAACTCTCCAATTACAAACTATACTCCGGGTGTGGGAAGTGCGACTTCTTCGCCCAGAGCCTTAATATATATTATATGTCAATTCCAAAGGAACCCCGGCAGCTAATGATCAACATCATGTACCTGGTACTGATGGCGCTGCTGGCCCTGAACGTTTCCGCCGAGGTGATGAATGCTTTTCACACCCTGGATGAAGGAAATAAAAATTCCATCGCTACCGTCAATGAGCAGCTGAAAGGCACCGTTGAAGGTCTCGACGGATTGTTGAAGGACGACTCTAAAGCAAAATTCCGCCCCATCCAGCCGGCCATTGCTAACGTTCGTGCCATCTCTGATCAACTATCTAGTTACGTTACTGACCTTAGTAACGAGTTGATTGACCTTTCTGGCAATAACAATAATGAGCTTGACGAAGGCGATTACAAAGACTACGAAAACGGAGTCATCAAGGGCAAGAAGAACAAGGATGTCCCTACCCGTGTCCTCGTCTACGGCGAAGATGGAGCAGGTGGTGAACCCGGTAAGGGCGAAGACCTGAAAAATGAGATCCAGCGCACAGCCGACGAACTAATTGCTGCCTACTCCGCCTTGCTCACCGAGCACGGTGAAACATTCGGTCTGCAGGAAGCTGAAATCCAGACCCGTATCAACAACGTCAAGAACAATATGCCATTGGCGGTTGATGACGAGGAGTGGAGAAATGCTGCCGATAAAAAGGAGAGCTGGGCCGACTACAAGTTTGGCCACATGCCCGTTGCTGCGGTGCTTCCGCTGCTGTCTCAGATTCAGTCTGACCTGAAGTCAACCGAAGCCAACATGATTAACGATATGGTTAGCCTCGCGGGTGGCCGTACGATTGAAATTGACAAGTTCTTCCCGGTATTCTCTGCGGACCGTAGCTACGTTATTAGTGGTGAGAAGATCAACGCCAAGGTATCCGTAGGTTCTTACTCTTCAAGTCTGGATCCAAGTAACGTTCGCCTTACGGTAAACGGTCAGGCACTTCGCTTGAACGCTGACGGTACTGCTGACTACTCCATTACTGGAACTGGATCAGGCCAAAAGTCAATCAGCACCGCCGTTGCCGTAACGAACCCACTCACGGGTGAAGTGACACGTGGTGAAGGCAAGTTCACTTACGAAGTGGGTCAGCGCTCCGTCGCCGTATCCGCCGACAAGATGAACGTATTCTACATGGGCGTCGAAAACCCGCTTACCGTGTCTGCCGCAGGTGTACCCTCCGGTGATGTTCGCGTAAATGTATCCGGAGCAGCTCAGAAAAAATCTGGTAGTGGTAGCAAGTTTATTATCACTGGTACTAGCCAGGGAGAGGCAACGGTAACTGTCTCTGCCAAAGGGCAGAATCTCGGCACCTTCCCCTTCCGCGTGAAGCGCATTCCCAACCCGGTTCCCGTAGTAGGTAACTCTAAGGGTGGTAAGATTCCAATTACGCAATTCAAAGGTCAGAAAGGTATTTTCGCTAAACTCGAAAGCTTTGACTTTGATGCGCGCTGTGAAATCGCCGGCTATGAGTTGGTGTACGTCCCCAAGCGGGATGATCCACTGATCAGTAATAACGCTGGCCAGACCTTCAACCAAAAGTCCAAGCAGCTCATCGCTCGTGCTCGTCCGGGTGACAGCTTCTACGCCAACAACATTAAGGCGCGTTGCCCCGGTGATCAGGGCCCCCGCGCACTGGGTTCTATCGCGTTCCAGCTACAGTAAACCGTTAAGGTGTTGTGGCCAGTTTGGCTGCTGACCTAATAAAGCGGATATTTGCGAGCCTTCGCCCACCGATGATTCGGGGCGGAGGCTCGTTAATTTACCGCGGTGCTCACACTACGCGTTGGTGCTGTGGCGTTTGATCTATCGAATCAGCTCTTTTTCTTCCAATCAACCCCTCCATGAAGGCAGTTTTTCAATTGGCACTTACGTTGGCACTCTGTGTCTCCGCAACGCTTTCCGCACAGGTCCCAGGGCCTACCGGTAGCAACCCCAACAGTATTTCCCTCCCCGGCCAGGGCGACCCCACTGACCCCGCCAACGATCAGTTCCTGACGCCCGTCAACGACATCGTTGAGCGCACTATGGTCAACGAACGCAAGATCTTGGCCTACGAACACGTACGGGAAGCTGACCTCATGTGGTCCAAGCGGATCTTCCGCGTGCTGGACGTGCGGGAAAAGATCAATATGCCCTTCGCTAACCCGGAGCGCCCGCTGATCACCGTACTATTGGAAGCCGCCGATAGCAACAAAATCCAACTGTACGACCCCATCAGTGACGCTTTCAAAGTGCCCCTGAAAGACGCTGACCGCGCCGCACTCGCCGGTGGTATCGATACCGTCGAAGTAATTGATGAGGACTTCAACATCACCTACGAGCCCATCGCTCGTGAGTTGAATCCCGAAGACATCCGCCGCTACCGTATCCAGGAGATTTGGTTCTTCGATAAGGAGAGCAGCACCATGCAGGTACGCATCCTCGGTATCGCCCCACTGAAGAATCAGTTTGACGAGATGGGTAACTTACTTTACGAACTGCCCATGTTCTGGGTCTACTACCCCGGTGCCCGCCAGATGTTGGCCAACGAAGAAGCTTACGCTTTCGGAAACGACGCCGCTAACCGTAGCTGGGAGGACGTATTCGAAGCCCGCTACTTCAACAGCTACATCATTAAGGAAAGTAACGTACTCGATCGCCGGATCGATAACTACCTCACTTCCGGCCGTGAGCGCCTCCTCGAAGCCGAGCGCATCAAGCAGGAGATCTTCAACTACGAGCAGGATCTTTGGAGCTACTAAGGAGTACCGGATAGCTACTATCTGATCTTCGATTCAAAAATGCACCTTTCGCTTTCTGCGGGAGGTGCATTTTTCGTTGGTGGGCTATCGTTTCACTGGGCTTGTCCGAAAATCATGATTTGAGCTAGTTGTCTGGCTAGTCCGCTAGTTCTTTCCCTGGAGAGCACCTGGCAATTGCTACATTGTAGCTTAAAGTTGCTCATCAATGATCTCAAGGCTATTCGTACTCTGTTTGCTCCTTGCCAGTCTGTTCCAGTGCGCCTCCACGGAAGACATCTTACCACCGGGAATGGGAGAAGAGGAAATGGCCAGCGACCGTATTCGGCTAAATCAGATGGGGATCTACCCTAACTCAACGCTTCGCTTCAGCATCATCGCATGGGAGGGCACGACGGATACGCTGCCGGATGGCCAACCCGCCCCCGTAGCGGAAGAACCCGCCGCCTGGTACGTTACCGCGGAAGAGGGCAAGGTTATCATTGCGGATGGTCAGGTGGGTGAACTAATGGATTGGTCCGAACTAGGTGGGGTGAAGGCCTGGTACGTAGAAACCCCCGCTCCGGCCGAGGGAAGCTACCGAATCTACGTGCCGGGAGTGGGCTACTCCCACGAGTTCGACGTGCGGGAAGGTGTCTACCGGAAAGCCTTGTTGGGTTCCATGCATTCCAATTACCTACAACGGATGAGTATTGACCTTCCCGAAGAATTCGCTGGCCCCTACGCCCGCAAGGCTGGTCATCCGGATACCCGGGTAAAGTTCCACCCTTCATCGGGCCGGACGGGCTACACCTCCAGCCCCGGCGGCTGGTACGATGCGGGGGACTACGGCAAGTACGTCCTCAACGCCTCCTTCCCCCTGGCGCAATACCTTACCCTGCGGGAGGACGCCGGCCTGCAGATCCGGGAAGGTGATCTGCAAGTTCCCGAACGCACCAACGGGGTAGAGGACTACCTCGATGAACTCCGCTACGAATTGGATTGGCTCCTGACCATGCAGGACCGCGACGGCGGGATGTTCCACAAGTTGACGACTCTGAACTTCGATAAGATGATCATGCCGGAGGAAACGACGGAGCAGCGGTACATCATCGGGAAATCCACCGAAGCCACCCTCAATTTTGCCGCAGCCGCCGCCCAGGCAAGTCGCGTATGGACGGATGTAGACGATAAGTACGCGGCTACACTCCTAAAGGCATCAATAAGAGCTTATACCTGGGCCGTCGAAAACCCGGAGATGGGTTTTACTAACCCGGAAGACGTCACCACCGGCCAGTACGGGGATACGG carries:
- a CDS encoding GldM family protein yields the protein MSIPKEPRQLMINIMYLVLMALLALNVSAEVMNAFHTLDEGNKNSIATVNEQLKGTVEGLDGLLKDDSKAKFRPIQPAIANVRAISDQLSSYVTDLSNELIDLSGNNNNELDEGDYKDYENGVIKGKKNKDVPTRVLVYGEDGAGGEPGKGEDLKNEIQRTADELIAAYSALLTEHGETFGLQEAEIQTRINNVKNNMPLAVDDEEWRNAADKKESWADYKFGHMPVAAVLPLLSQIQSDLKSTEANMINDMVSLAGGRTIEIDKFFPVFSADRSYVISGEKINAKVSVGSYSSSLDPSNVRLTVNGQALRLNADGTADYSITGTGSGQKSISTAVAVTNPLTGEVTRGEGKFTYEVGQRSVAVSADKMNVFYMGVENPLTVSAAGVPSGDVRVNVSGAAQKKSGSGSKFIITGTSQGEATVTVSAKGQNLGTFPFRVKRIPNPVPVVGNSKGGKIPITQFKGQKGIFAKLESFDFDARCEIAGYELVYVPKRDDPLISNNAGQTFNQKSKQLIARARPGDSFYANNIKARCPGDQGPRALGSIAFQLQ
- a CDS encoding gliding motility protein GldL, producing the protein MALTKSPAFKYVKNFIIGVGAAIVMLGALYKIQSWENPAWLPEGWDLITIGLGVEAFLFLLLGVLGPEPDYYWDKLYPGLSSYNADVQPLATGTGVMTTPAAQLNGEVVEQQLGGMLTELQTMSKSMSSLKALQEADFSGTSAQIKQMGNFYAKLNEAMADLAATAEDTKTYKKNMAELNGNLTTLNSVYGNMISAMRAPQA
- a CDS encoding glycoside hydrolase family 9 protein; this encodes MISRLFVLCLLLASLFQCASTEDILPPGMGEEEMASDRIRLNQMGIYPNSTLRFSIIAWEGTTDTLPDGQPAPVAEEPAAWYVTAEEGKVIIADGQVGELMDWSELGGVKAWYVETPAPAEGSYRIYVPGVGYSHEFDVREGVYRKALLGSMHSNYLQRMSIDLPEEFAGPYARKAGHPDTRVKFHPSSGRTGYTSSPGGWYDAGDYGKYVLNASFPLAQYLTLREDAGLQIREGDLQVPERTNGVEDYLDELRYELDWLLTMQDRDGGMFHKLTTLNFDKMIMPEETTEQRYIIGKSTEATLNFAAAAAQASRVWTDVDDKYAATLLKASIRAYTWAVENPEMGFTNPEDVTTGQYGDTDWSSERAFAAAELYITTGEEKYLDAFMADYPGDPFRAGGGWKTFMGQMALFTLTRFPDGVPAEVYDRAKADILTTADSLVAEAERLPFHQPISVFNWGSNSDVLNAAMLVATANRLDPKPEYRDMIQASVDYVLGHNAVGYSYVTGFGDRTPMFIHHRPSIADDVAEPFPGFLSGGPNPKQQDAAWATYPARAAPMQSWTDQEGSYASNEICLNWNAPLTYVLGYLEALNNR
- the gldN gene encoding gliding motility protein GldN, which produces MKAVFQLALTLALCVSATLSAQVPGPTGSNPNSISLPGQGDPTDPANDQFLTPVNDIVERTMVNERKILAYEHVREADLMWSKRIFRVLDVREKINMPFANPERPLITVLLEAADSNKIQLYDPISDAFKVPLKDADRAALAGGIDTVEVIDEDFNITYEPIARELNPEDIRRYRIQEIWFFDKESSTMQVRILGIAPLKNQFDEMGNLLYELPMFWVYYPGARQMLANEEAYAFGNDAANRSWEDVFEARYFNSYIIKESNVLDRRIDNYLTSGRERLLEAERIKQEIFNYEQDLWSY
- a CDS encoding ABC transporter permease translates to MLFLKVFTESVRQAMAQLAGNKLRAFLSLLGISIGIFCIIGVLSAVDSLEDSLNGSLAKLGDDVVYIDKWPWKDNSGDWWEFFQRPYPDHDDYEALKKNMATASLVSYWTVPGSKALKYRKNSVEGGYLFVTTYEMERIFNIEIEKGRYWTPGEYNSGADKLIIGATIADELFGTIDPIGKMVKMGGRKYQVLGVFKPSGGDLINPLDFDDAIVVSYTNAARFINLKNRNQYGGTVGVKAKDGITTAQLQDEIRGVIRANRRLRPREDDNFALNELSMMADALGSFFGVLNLMGWLIGGFSIIVGVISVANIMFVSVKERTGLIGVKKALGARQFVILLEFLTESVILCLIGGLAGLALVFIGTSILNNFMEDFSIVLSLKNALLGIGLSAAVGVLAGVIPASQAASMDPVEAMRS
- the queA gene encoding tRNA preQ1(34) S-adenosylmethionine ribosyltransferase-isomerase QueA, with amino-acid sequence MRTKLSQFKFELNDKLIAKTPTKRRDDSRLMVVNRETGTIEHKMFSDLLDYYEEGDSLVFNNTKVFPARMYGLKEKTQARIEVFLLRELNAQARLWDVLVDPARKIRVGNKLYFNDKKGNNRLVAEVVDNTTSRGRTIRFLYDGPNDEFRKILHSLGNTPLPKVLEREPDSRDAERYQTVFAKEIGAVAAPTAGLNFSRETLMRMELKGIKKAEITLHLGLGTFRDIEVEDLSKHKMDAEYFKVTQEAADIVNATKKDGGLVCAVGTTALRACEDSVSAERLLATNEGWTNRFIFPPYKFHIPDHLLTSFHLPKSSLFIVTCAFGGIDLILEAYAQAQKEKYKFFAYGDAMLII